One genomic window of Devosia salina includes the following:
- a CDS encoding IclR family transcriptional regulator, producing MRSIIPPKSTDADRSDRVRSVERALSLLEVLGEREEGFRLTDLATETGLSHSTVHRLLTTLEARRFVEFDRTDNVWHVGRQAFVVGSAFVRQRNFVASALPFLRRLRDQTRETTNLGVIDDGEVVVLTQVESREIMRAITRVGGRVPMVTSGMGKAILATYAPADISAIIEARGLMKRTPQSLARAADLRAELEIIRAQGYAVDNEEFMSGLRCIGAVVYNHQAEAQCAISVSGLSGRVTQDRIASLGTLLKATARELTIALGGVEPSQVSSPAV from the coding sequence ATGCGCTCAATCATCCCGCCCAAATCCACAGATGCCGACCGGTCCGATCGCGTCCGCTCGGTGGAGCGCGCGCTTAGCCTGCTCGAAGTGCTCGGTGAGCGGGAGGAGGGATTCCGGCTCACCGACCTGGCGACAGAGACGGGTCTTTCCCATTCCACAGTCCATAGGCTGCTGACGACTCTGGAGGCCAGACGTTTCGTCGAGTTCGACCGCACGGACAATGTCTGGCATGTGGGGCGGCAGGCTTTCGTCGTCGGATCGGCCTTTGTGCGCCAACGCAATTTCGTGGCTTCAGCACTGCCCTTCCTGCGCCGGCTGCGCGACCAGACGCGGGAGACCACCAATCTGGGGGTGATCGATGATGGCGAGGTGGTGGTGCTCACCCAGGTCGAAAGCCGCGAGATCATGCGCGCCATTACCCGGGTCGGTGGTCGGGTACCGATGGTGACCTCGGGCATGGGCAAGGCGATTTTGGCCACCTACGCGCCGGCGGATATCTCAGCCATTATCGAGGCCAGGGGACTGATGAAGCGAACGCCGCAGTCGCTGGCCCGTGCCGCCGATCTTCGGGCCGAGCTGGAGATCATCCGTGCCCAGGGCTATGCAGTGGACAATGAGGAATTCATGTCCGGCCTTCGCTGCATCGGCGCTGTTGTTTACAATCACCAGGCAGAGGCGCAATGCGCCATATCAGTATCCGGCCTCTCCGGGCGCGTGACGCAGGATCGTATAGCGAGCCTTGGGACGCTGCTTAAGGCGACCGCCAGAGAGCTCACCATCGCGCTGGGTGGGGTCGAGCCGAGCCAGGTCTCAAGCCCTGCGGTCTGA
- a CDS encoding GntR family transcriptional regulator, whose product MTVATESRVTIRRPQRLGEEVYNAIYSQLMSLEIPPGGRISVDALVRELGVSQTPIREALSRLEAQGLVTKTHLIGYTATNQIDRNKLAQLYDLRLLLEPFAAGQAAEKMSDEAIGELEQLALDMGGISPGGSRNAYSEFARKDAAFHDKIAEGSGNELVQEALSRLYVHVHLFRLYYHTRATSTAINEHEQIIAAIRARNSADAEAAMRQHILESRNRFLSEA is encoded by the coding sequence ATGACAGTGGCAACCGAAAGCAGAGTTACGATCCGTCGACCGCAGCGACTGGGCGAGGAGGTATATAACGCCATCTATTCCCAGCTCATGTCCCTCGAAATTCCGCCCGGAGGCCGAATTTCCGTGGACGCGCTAGTGCGCGAACTCGGCGTCTCGCAAACCCCGATCCGGGAGGCACTGTCTCGACTTGAGGCACAGGGGCTGGTCACCAAGACCCATCTGATCGGCTACACCGCTACCAATCAGATTGACCGCAACAAACTCGCCCAGCTTTATGACTTGCGTCTCCTGTTGGAGCCCTTTGCCGCCGGACAGGCCGCCGAGAAAATGAGCGATGAGGCTATCGGCGAACTTGAGCAATTGGCGCTCGACATGGGCGGCATCTCCCCAGGCGGATCGCGCAACGCCTATAGCGAATTCGCGCGCAAGGATGCCGCCTTTCATGACAAGATTGCCGAGGGCAGCGGCAATGAACTGGTTCAAGAGGCACTGTCCCGCCTCTATGTCCATGTGCACCTATTCAGGCTCTATTATCACACCCGTGCAACCTCGACGGCGATCAACGAACATGAGCAGATAATCGCAGCCATTCGCGCGCGCAACAGCGCCGACGCCGAAGCGGCCATGCGCCAGCACATCCTCGAGTCGCGCAATCGTTTCCTCTCCGAGGCATAG